One region of Mangifera indica cultivar Alphonso chromosome 3, CATAS_Mindica_2.1, whole genome shotgun sequence genomic DNA includes:
- the LOC123212025 gene encoding protein PHYTOCHROME KINASE SUBSTRATE 1-like has translation MVLRKPNDLQASVSKVFPLYKLFAPFCVCPAHTTSQKFLSHSNISCQVCFLYFPLLLVISNFSTSKIWLVSCKLTITMDSGKNINNLGEVSFSCYLGTAEEKYIQKITESVQYPHHSITSSPDLPSLITLERSKSGDGEIGVFEAQKYYNMRLDDGPVIIDTATTHDHGYRKGNQVELLRVKTKSRPGTPSVTSEASWNSQTALLPTYQRSLPQAQSKPKRVHGKSGLFSGFSCHGSCTDKKSVYVSPNVEHAETVQGRDHRKEATQIVLSPNMLDGGKLKPRLKVKDEFHKPSHEKTRSSITSVESNKEEIVAIPVANSAVKNLAIKRQLAKDRIIEEEESRKSLEVFGSHTLKKGVIEMNLDRKLSMLSWDAIPKTLKLPTSSLRSQVYEDIDSDGSSDLFEIENISGSGQALFTGGTCDGVSGCMSPTPYARSETSIEWSVVTASAADFSAILDYDGSKLTENFNASPDAIQVAKTKFMVEKDSQSGGSGKLLSCKSHKAVRVAENAYRTSEKAKFHPQQPQRSVNHMPVCKVQANIDERF, from the coding sequence ATGGTTCTTAGGAAGCCAAATGATCTCCAAGCCTCAGTATCAAAAGTTTTTCCTTTATACAAGTTATTTGCACCTTTTTGTGTTTGTCCTGCCCACACTACCTCACAAAAGTTCCTCTCTCATTCAAACATTTCTTGTCaagtttgttttctttatttcccACTGTTGCTTGTCATCTCAAATTTCTCAACCTCGAAAATCTGGTTGGTTTCTTGTAAATTAACCATAACGATGGACAGTGGAAAGAACATTAACAATCTTGGTGAAGtctcattttcttgttaccTTGGCACAGCAGAAGAGAAATATATACAGAAGATTACAGAATCGGTTCAGTATCCGCATCATTCAATCACTTCAAGCCCAGACCTTCCCTCTTTGATAACCTTGGAAAGAAGCAAGTCTGGAGACGGTGAAATTGGCGTCTTTGAAGCTCAGAAATACTACAACATGAGATTAGATGATGGTCCAGTTATTATTGATACTGCAACTACTCATGATCATGGCTACAGGAAAGGAAACCAGGTTGAACTTCTCCGTGTTAAAACAAAGAGCAGGCCAGGGACTCCAAGTGTGACTTCTGAAGCAAGTTGGAATAGCCAAACTGCTCTATTGCCAACATATCAGAGAAGCCTACCTCAAGCTCAAAGTAAGCCTAAAAGGGTACATGGAAAGAGTGGTCTTTTCTCTGGTTTTAGCTGCCATGGATCTTGTACTGATAAAAAATCAGTTTATGTTAGTCCAAATGTTGAGCATGCTGAGACAGTTCAGGGAAGAGATCACAGAAAAGAAGCTACTCAAATTGTTCTTAGTCCTAACATGTTGGATGGTGGAAAGCTGAAACCGAGATTGAAGGTGAAAGATGAGTTTCATAAGCCAAGTCATGAAAAGACGAGAAGTAGTATTACTAGCGTGGAATCAAACAAAGAAGAGATTGTTGCGATCCCAGTTGCAAATTCTGCAGTGAAAAACCTGGCCATTAAAAGACAGTTGGCAAAAGATAGAAtcatagaagaagaagaatcacgAAAATCGCTAGAGGTGTTCGGTTCTCATACACTAAAAAAGGGGGTAATTGAAATGAACCTTGACAGGAAACTTTCTATGTTAAGTTGGGATGCAATTCCAAAGACACTAAAACTCCCAACTTCTTCATTGAGGAGCCAAGTGTATGAAGATATAGACAGTGATGGTAGCTCTGATCTATTTGAAATAGAGAACATATCAGGCAGTGGACAGGCATTGTTCACAGGGGGAACATGTGATGGTGTATCTGGCTGCATGTCTCCAACTCCTTATGCACGAAGCGAGACCAGCATTGAGTGGAGTGTTGTCACTGCAAGTGCTGCTGATTTCTCAGCTATCTTGGATTATGATGGATCAAAACttacagaaaattttaatgctaGTCCTGACGCAATTCAAGTTGCCAAAACCAAATTCATGGTGGAGAAGGATTCACAAAGTGGTGGTTCGGGCAAACTACTCAGTTGCAAGAGTCATAAAGCAGTTAGAGTTGCTGAAAATGCTTACAGAACTAGTGAGAAGGCCAAGTTTCATCCACAACAACCTCAAAGATCAGTTAACCACATGCCAGTATGTAAGGTACAAGCCAACATCGATGAAAGGTTTTGA